A window of Flavobacteriales bacterium contains these coding sequences:
- the hemH gene encoding ferrochelatase → MQKKKAVLLVNLGTPDSPKTSDVRSYLFQFLNDKRVIDIPWLLRKILVNGIIVPFRAPKSAKVYKELWTDRGSPIIYHTEDLTNKLKQELGDGYHVEYAMRYKNPSLKKTLKSWEGKNFEQIIILPLFPHYASATNGSVIEESMNVFKKWWVIPEISFVSQFYDHEFYLKGFEEQGNKHNFEEYDHVLFSFHGLPERHVDKVYDEGLCQDNECEQGVTEANQFCYKATCYETAIQLAKRFNLKESDYSVGFQSRLGRGWIEPFSDKIIEDLAKKGAKKLLVFSPAFVADCLETTIEIGDEYQELFEEFGGEKVQLVESLNSSDTFVNGLKEMILKRSI, encoded by the coding sequence ATGCAAAAAAAGAAAGCTGTTTTATTGGTAAATCTCGGCACTCCAGACAGCCCAAAAACAAGTGATGTAAGAAGTTATCTTTTCCAATTTTTAAATGACAAAAGAGTAATTGATATTCCTTGGTTACTAAGAAAAATTCTTGTCAATGGCATTATCGTTCCTTTCAGAGCGCCAAAGTCTGCAAAGGTATACAAAGAGTTATGGACAGACAGGGGTTCACCAATCATCTATCATACCGAAGACTTGACGAATAAACTAAAACAAGAACTAGGAGATGGTTATCACGTAGAATATGCCATGAGATATAAAAACCCTTCTCTTAAAAAGACCCTCAAGAGCTGGGAAGGTAAAAACTTTGAACAAATCATCATCTTACCCCTATTTCCCCACTATGCTTCTGCCACAAATGGTTCAGTTATAGAGGAGTCAATGAACGTTTTTAAAAAATGGTGGGTTATTCCAGAAATCAGTTTTGTCTCTCAATTTTATGATCACGAATTTTATTTGAAAGGTTTTGAAGAGCAAGGCAACAAACATAACTTTGAAGAATACGATCACGTATTGTTTAGTTTTCATGGTTTGCCAGAACGTCATGTGGATAAAGTTTATGATGAGGGCTTATGCCAAGACAACGAATGCGAACAAGGCGTTACAGAGGCAAATCAATTTTGCTATAAAGCGACCTGCTACGAAACAGCTATTCAACTTGCCAAACGCTTTAATCTCAAAGAATCTGACTACAGCGTAGGCTTTCAATCAAGACTAGGCAGAGGGTGGATAGAGCCTTTTTCTGATAAGATTATTGAAGATTTAGCTAAGAAAGGTGCTAAAAAATTACTTGTTTTCTCACCAGCATTTGTTGCAGACTGTCTGGAAACAACAATAGAAATCGGTGATGAATATCAAGAGCTATTCGAAGAATTTGGAGGTGAAAAGGTGCAACTCGTAGAGAGCCTAAACTCTTCAGACACTTTTGTAAATGGTCTGAAAGAAATGATTTTGAAACGAAGTATTTAA